Proteins encoded together in one Impatiens glandulifera chromosome 1, dImpGla2.1, whole genome shotgun sequence window:
- the LOC124922038 gene encoding TVP38/TMEM64 family membrane protein slr0305 — protein MAPNWAFISRITLLLLLVGAIVTACLTLPVDKIMKNFLQWIQEDLGPWGPIVLALAYIPLTVLAVPASILTVGGGYLFGLPVGFVADSIGSTLGATAAFLVGKTIGRSLVVSKLKDYPQFRAIAIAIDRSGFKIVLLLRLVPLLPFNMLNYLLSVTPVGLGSYTLASWLGMMPVTFALVYVGTTLKDLSDVTHGWHEFSNARWALIITGFMVSVVLLICVARVAKSALNKALAECEADSNLPSLPVSDASDVASHLHQPLIVKIDEQSNEDHRED, from the exons ATGGCGCCTAATTGGGCTTTCATTTCCCGAATCACCCTTCTTCTCCTCCTTGTCGGAGCTATTGTCACCGCTTGCCTCACTCTCCCCGTCGATAAG ATAATGAAGAATTTTTTACAATGGATTCAAGAAGATCTCGGTCCTTGGGGGCCAATTGTACT GGCTTTAGCATATATTCCTTTGACTGTTCTTGCTGTTCCAGCTTCGATTCTTACT GTTGGTGGTGGTTATCTGTTTGGCTTGCCTGTGGGTTTTGTTGCTGATTCTATTGGCTCTACACTTGGTGCAACAGCTGCTTTCCTTGTCGGCAAAACT ATTGGGAGGTCTTTGGTTGTATCCAAGTTAAAGGATTATCCACAGTTTCGTGCAATTGCCATCGCAATTGATAGATCAGGCTTTAAG ATTGTGCTACTGCTCCGACTTGTTCCTTTACTTCCATTCAACATGTTGAATTACCTCTTATCAGTCACTCCGGTTGGGTTGGGAAGTTACACGCTTGCATCTTGGTTGGGAATGATG CCAGTTACTTTTGCATTAGTATATGTCGGAACAACTCTCAAGGATCTTTCGGATGTCACACATGGATGGCACGAGTTCTCAAATGCTCGTTGG GCATTAATAATAACAGGCTTCATGGTATCTG TGGTACTTCTAATTTGCGTGGCAAGAGTTGCGAAGAGCGCATTAAACAAGGCACTGGCTGAGTGCGAAGCTGACAGTAATCTTCCCTCGTTACCAGTATCTGATGCTTCGGATGTGGCCAGCCATCTCCATCAGCCACTCATAGTAAAGATAGACGAACAATCTAATGAGGACCATCGTGAAGATTGA
- the LOC124920989 gene encoding probable E3 ubiquitin-protein ligase LUL3, producing MGAFWSSPRRNNYNNYHNPHARHSQLISSSSSPYPNPPSSDPYPVPPTSSYQSTVPTQIPPPLTPAPPPQQQQQQQQQQQGPPPVYMPYYYSGGLHPVCNYGNPMVGRSGYGPYYPYQNNGWAGARPPPMMVPQLTHQPPPPPPPYVDHQQAKKVKNNVNVHKDTVRLEVDEQNPDHYLISFVFDALYDGSFTIFYFAKIQQNCTFVPLFPDAFKPVKVPFLKGSGQRFRQPNETGIDLGFFALEDLSKPSPEEDVFPLVISAETYVPSFPAETNPAEPLTASSPNFNITQAIIEKKNDLPFQVRVVKQILWIDGVQYELREIYGIGNTAEGFKDDDPGKECVICMTEPKDTAVLPCRHMCMCSECSKALRLQSNKCPICRQPIEELIEIKVGQ from the exons ATGGGGGCTTTCTGGAGTAGCCCCAGAAGGAACAACTACAACAACTATCACAATCCTCACGCTAGGCATTCTCAgcttatttcttcatcttcttctccataCCCTAATCCACCTTCTTCCGACCCTTATCCTGTTCCTCCCACTTCCTCTTACCAATCCACGGTTCCAACACAAATTCCTCCACCTCTGACCCCTGCTCCTCCTCcacagcagcagcagcagcagcagcagcagcagcagggaCCGCCGCCGGTCTACATGCCTTACTACTACTCCGGTGGGTTACATCCTGTCTGTAATTATGGTAATCCGATGGTAGGTCGTTCTGGTTATGGACCTTATTATCCTTATCAGAACAATGGTTGGGCTGGAGCTCGACCTCCTCCGATGATGGTGCCTCAGCTAACTCATcaacctccacctccacctcctcctTATGTGGATCATCAGCAGGCCAAAAAGGTTAAGAACAATGTTAATGTGCATAAGGATACAGTAAGGCTCGAAGTCGATGAACAGAACCCTGATCATTACCTGATCTCATTTGTTTTCGATGCTTTATACGATGGAAG CTTTACCATATTCTACTTTGCCAAGATCCAGCAAAATTGTACATTTGTCCCACTCTTTCCAGATGCCTTCAAACCTGTAAAGGTTCCTTTTCTGAAAGGATCAGGCCAGAGATTTCGACAACCTAATGAAACTGGCATTGACTTGGGGTTCTTTGCATTGGAAGATCTTTCAAAACCATCTCCAGAGGAAGACGTTTTCCCACTTGTGATATCAGCTGAAACATATGTGCCTTCCTTTCCAGCTGAAACAAATCCTGCTGAACCTCTCACGGCTTCATCACCCAATTTTAACATAACTCAAGCAATtatagagaagaaaaatgatCTACCTTTTCAAGTCAGAGTTGTCAAGCAGATATTATGGATTGATGGAGTTCAATATGAACTTCGAGAGATTTATGGAATTGGAAATACTGCTGAAGGCTTCAAGGATGATGACCCAGGGAAAGAGTGCGTGATTTGCATGACAGAGCCTAAGGATACAGCTGTTCTTCCTTGTCGACATATG TGCATGTGCAGTGAGTGTTCCAAAGCATTGAGACTTCAGTCAAACAAGTGCCCAATTTGTCGTCAGCCCATTGAGGAGCTCATAGAGATCAAAGTGGGTCAATGA